GGGGGAGCTCCAGCCCACGCTGGAGAGGGGCCCTGCGTGGACGCCTTCGTACGCGGCTCGGCCGTCCTGACTCCCGATCTGCTCTCCACTGAACTTCAGGATCACTGGACCGTGTTCGCCGATGCGGCCCTGGTAGCCGGAGCCCGCGCGGTGTTCTCGCTCCCTCTGCAGAAGGGAGCGATCAGAGCGGGGGTTCTGGACCTGTACGCCGACATTCCGACCGTACTGAACACGGAGGAACTGGCCGACGCTATGGCGGACCGCAGCTTCGAAGACCTGGGCGCATACCGAGCGGAGATCGACCAGGCCGGCGGAATGCTCACTGCTCAGCTCGGAGTCGGCATCGAAGAAGCCTTCGTCCGGCTCCGCGCCTACGCCTTGGCGCAGGGACGCCGGCTCGCGGACGTGGCCGCCGACGTGGTGGCCCGACGGCTTCGTTTCTCCCCGGACGGGGAGCCGGATCAGGACGAGGAGGAAACCTGACGTGTGGACCCGGCCGAGGAACGTGCCGTACTTCCCGCCCCTTCGGGCAGGGACTAGTCTCAATCGAGGGTGCCCACGATGGACCAACAGCTTCTGGCCAAGACCTTCGTCGAGCTGGCCGACAATCTGGTCGCCGACTTCGACATCATCGACTTCCTGCGCCTGCTGACCGACCGCTGCGTCGGCATGCTCGACGCGAGCGCCGCCGGGGTGCTGCTCGCCGACCGGGACGGCAAACTCCGCGTCATGGCCGCCTCCGACGAACAGGTGCGCCTGCTGGAGCTCTTCCAGCTCCAGAACGACGAAGGCCCCTGCCTCGAGTGCTTCCGCACGGGCGTACCGGTGATCGTCCCCGACCTCGGCACGGCGACCGCCCGCTGGCCGCGCTTCGCGGTGGCGGCCCAGCGCAGCGGGTTCGGGGCAGTCCAGGCTCTGCCCCTGCGTTTGCGGGACGAGATCGTCGGCGCCCTGAACCTCTTCCGCACCTCCCCCGGCCTCTTCGACCCGGCCGCCACACCCGTCGCCCAGGCCCTGGCCGACGTCGCCACCATCAGCCTGCTGCAACAACGCACCGCTCAGCGCAGCACGGTGCTCAACGAACAACTGCAGACGGCGCTGAACAGCCGGGTACTGATCGAACAGGCCAAGGGGAAGCTCGCCAAACGCCAGGACATCGACATGGAGCAGGCGTTCACCGCGCTGCGCGGCTACGCCCGCTCCCACAACCGGCGCCTGGCCGATGTGGCCCGCGCCCTCATCGACAGTTCCGAACCCCTCACCGGCCTGGGGTCCTGACCCACGCCTTGCCGGAGCCCGCTACTGCTCTGCGCCGAAGGCGATTGCGCGGATGTAGACGAACGGCATCGCCCCTGTCCTCAGGGCACCGCCGGTAACAGGGAACGGCCCACACCGCCCCCTGGCGGTCCGGCGCCGCCCGTGGGGCAACTGCGGCTGCCTACAGGCGACGCGGAGCGGACAACGGACGAGGAACCGCAAGAGCCGGATCACCGAACGCATCGGCCGGACCACCCGCAATCGGCGACTCCAGCACGCAGGCAGGACCGGCCGGCTCTCCGGACGGGGCCTCAACATTCAATGAGCCGACAGAAATTCACGGAAAGGAAGCACTGGTCACCGACCAGCCGACCGACCCATCCCGGCCCCACCCACCGTCCCCCGACGACCAAGGCCACGCACCGTGGGCACTGGCCCGACGGTGTGGTCTGCGGCGGCACGAGTGCCGGTGTTCCGAAGCGTGGCGCAGGGCAGAGCCGTTGACCCAGGTGCCGCCTCGCACCTTGCAGAGGCCCGCGGATCCGAAAAGGAACCCGGCCCGGCAGCGATGACGAACTCGCGGCCCAAGCGACATGACCAGTTGCAGGGCCGCACCTCATCCGCGCCGTTTCAGTGCGTGTGCCATGCGTGGGAGTTCCTCGTACAGCAGCCGGCCGACCAGCGCCCCGCCGAAGACGACGACACCCACGCCGACCAGCCAGGACTGGATGACCAGGACAGTTCCGACAGGTCCGTAGGTGACCGCGTTGGATGCGATCAACGGCGAGAAGACGAGCCTGGAGAAGACCCTCAGGCCGATCAGCCCGATCACGGTGGCCACGGCGCCGGGCAACAGGGCACGCCAGCGGATCCGCCCGCCGAGGAGCAGGCGCTGGGACCACCACAGCAACAGCACAGCACTCAGCGACGCGACGGCCCCACCTGCCAGAGGTTCACGCCGCAGCGTGGTGATGGCGGAGACGTAGAGGTATCCGGTGAGGACGCCGAGCCACACCACATGCCGCCACCTGGCCCACCAGCGGGCCGAAGGCAGGTCCCAGACCTTCTCATAGCCTGTCTGCACCGCCGCCCCGAAGCTCAGACCGAACACGGCAAGGGCGGCGATACCGAACGCGGTCGTGGTCCGCAGGGCCTGGCCGGGCCGGATGAACAACTGCTCGACCTGCTGCCTGGAGGACGTCGACACGCCAAGCCCTTCCCCCAGCCACTGTGCGAACCCCCGCCCGCGCTCGGGGTCGGCAGAGGAGACAATGATCAGCAGCGGCACCAGCGTGAGAAATCCCAGCGCGGCAAAGCCCAGCGAGCGCGACCACAGCTCAATGTCCCTGCTCCGCCGCCATCCGCGCCCGACGGGCGAACGGCTGATCGTATGGCGCAGCGGCCCGAACCGAGATGAACGGTCCGCGGCACCGGAAGGCTTCATCGGCATGCCTGTCGACTACCACGTTCGGAACCCTTGCCGGGCGAGGGCGCGACGCGGAGATTCCCGGATAACCTGGAAGAACAGAGGGCTACCGGGCTCAGCGGGCTGCGACTGCCCGAAGGGCGGCTCGTACCGGCCCGGATCAACGGCTCAGGAGGCAGGCCATGATCCATTCAGCCGATATCCGCGAGTGGCGCAACCGCAGCGTCGTCGACCCGAAGGGCCACAAGATCGGCGTACTCGAAGCGGTCTACGTCGACACCACCACCGACG
This genomic window from Streptomyces sp. DG2A-72 contains:
- a CDS encoding ribonuclease BN; amino-acid sequence: MPMKPSGAADRSSRFGPLRHTISRSPVGRGWRRSRDIELWSRSLGFAALGFLTLVPLLIIVSSADPERGRGFAQWLGEGLGVSTSSRQQVEQLFIRPGQALRTTTAFGIAALAVFGLSFGAAVQTGYEKVWDLPSARWWARWRHVVWLGVLTGYLYVSAITTLRREPLAGGAVASLSAVLLLWWSQRLLLGGRIRWRALLPGAVATVIGLIGLRVFSRLVFSPLIASNAVTYGPVGTVLVIQSWLVGVGVVVFGGALVGRLLYEELPRMAHALKRRG
- a CDS encoding ANTAR domain-containing protein → MDAFVRGSAVLTPDLLSTELQDHWTVFADAALVAGARAVFSLPLQKGAIRAGVLDLYADIPTVLNTEELADAMADRSFEDLGAYRAEIDQAGGMLTAQLGVGIEEAFVRLRAYALAQGRRLADVAADVVARRLRFSPDGEPDQDEEET
- a CDS encoding GAF and ANTAR domain-containing protein; the protein is MDQQLLAKTFVELADNLVADFDIIDFLRLLTDRCVGMLDASAAGVLLADRDGKLRVMAASDEQVRLLELFQLQNDEGPCLECFRTGVPVIVPDLGTATARWPRFAVAAQRSGFGAVQALPLRLRDEIVGALNLFRTSPGLFDPAATPVAQALADVATISLLQQRTAQRSTVLNEQLQTALNSRVLIEQAKGKLAKRQDIDMEQAFTALRGYARSHNRRLADVARALIDSSEPLTGLGS